A stretch of the Balneola vulgaris DSM 17893 genome encodes the following:
- the coaD gene encoding pantetheine-phosphate adenylyltransferase, whose product MSETMKHIALYPGSFDPITYGHLDILERATNLFDKVIVTVAVNNSKKAVFTGDERVELIKQCIKDKDWGANIEVNQFTGLLVNHAQKMKANTLIRGVRQISDFEYEFRMALTNKRLAPEVDTVFLMPDEHFTFISASLVKEVAYWGGDMTSFLPPLVAEALEKKQQQNRAEK is encoded by the coding sequence ATGAGTGAAACCATGAAGCATATAGCCTTATACCCAGGGTCGTTCGATCCAATTACATACGGTCATTTAGATATTCTGGAACGAGCTACTAACCTATTCGACAAAGTGATTGTTACAGTTGCCGTGAACAACAGTAAAAAGGCTGTATTCACCGGTGATGAAAGAGTAGAACTGATTAAGCAGTGCATCAAAGACAAAGACTGGGGTGCTAATATCGAAGTAAATCAGTTTACAGGTTTGTTAGTGAATCATGCACAAAAAATGAAAGCCAATACTTTGATTAGAGGTGTTCGCCAGATTTCTGATTTCGAATATGAATTTAGAATGGCTTTAACTAATAAACGCCTCGCTCCTGAAGTGGATACCGTATTTCTAATGCCTGATGAGCACTTCACGTTTATTTCGGCCTCTTTAGTTAAAGAAGTGGCGTACTGGGGCGGAGATATGACTTCATTTTTACCCCCATTAGTTGCTGAAGCCTTAGAAAAAAAACAGCAGCAAAATAGAGCCGAGAAATAG
- a CDS encoding SixA phosphatase family protein — protein MKQILILRHAKSSWEQENLKDFDRPLAPRGIHDAPMMGEFLRDIGEKPQQVISSTAQRAKETSQYVVDAFGGAVNEVQWDEDLYYGNAESYLEAIQRQDDRVDRIMLVGHNPMVEAITSGLVGSQNQASVRMPTAALVCVQTFAIRWEQINWGTSQLKWMMIPKVLKQLKD, from the coding sequence ATGAAACAGATTCTGATACTTCGCCATGCAAAGTCTAGCTGGGAGCAAGAAAACCTGAAAGACTTTGATCGACCCTTGGCACCTCGTGGGATTCATGATGCGCCCATGATGGGCGAATTTCTTCGAGATATAGGGGAAAAGCCACAGCAGGTTATTTCGTCAACAGCTCAGAGAGCAAAAGAAACATCACAATATGTAGTAGATGCTTTTGGCGGCGCTGTGAATGAAGTTCAATGGGACGAAGATTTGTATTACGGGAATGCGGAATCATATTTGGAAGCCATACAACGCCAAGACGATCGAGTTGATCGAATTATGTTAGTAGGCCATAACCCAATGGTTGAAGCCATTACCAGTGGTTTAGTGGGTTCGCAAAATCAAGCGTCGGTTCGAATGCCTACCGCGGCACTAGTTTGTGTTCAAACCTTTGCAATAAGGTGGGAGCAAATAAATTGGGGCACCTCGCAATTGAAATGGATGATGATTCCTAAAGTTCTGAAGCAGTTAAAAGATTAG
- the rsmD gene encoding 16S rRNA (guanine(966)-N(2))-methyltransferase RsmD, producing the protein MRIITGKLKGRRITIPKGLEVRPTTDRTKESIFNKIEVYKYLDNAKVLDLFGGSGNLGFEAISRGAKSVLFIEKDPKNVALIEKTAEQFGIAKQISTQVSDVQRFLAGMAMPFDFIFCDPPYDYEWMEEMIELILEENWLEPSGWLILEHDKYHNYDDHPLCFFSKAYGRTTVSIFSKENPDQE; encoded by the coding sequence ATGAGAATTATTACCGGAAAATTAAAAGGACGAAGAATTACGATTCCAAAAGGATTAGAAGTTCGGCCAACAACTGATCGCACTAAAGAAAGTATTTTCAATAAAATTGAAGTGTACAAGTACTTAGATAATGCGAAAGTGCTGGATCTTTTTGGTGGATCAGGTAATCTGGGTTTTGAAGCTATATCGCGAGGAGCTAAATCGGTACTCTTTATTGAAAAAGACCCGAAGAATGTAGCCCTTATTGAAAAAACAGCTGAACAATTTGGTATAGCCAAGCAGATCAGTACTCAAGTATCTGATGTACAACGCTTCTTAGCTGGTATGGCAATGCCCTTCGACTTCATTTTCTGTGACCCACCCTACGACTACGAATGGATGGAGGAAATGATTGAGCTAATCCTTGAAGAAAACTGGTTAGAACCTTCTGGCTGGTTAATTCTCGAGCATGATAAATATCATAATTACGATGACCACCCATTATGCTTTTTCAGCAAAGCCTATGGACGTACTACGGTAAGTATATTTTCAAAAGAAAACCCTGACCAAGAATGA
- a CDS encoding MATE family efflux transporter, whose product MNKRVLALAIPNIISNISVPLLGAVDTAVIGHLEHVYYLGAIAVGSIIFDFIFWGFGFLRMGTTGLVAQAYGENNAHKTRVILYRVLLVAGVGATAIMLLQYPIIELALKIIDASPEVEQFTRVYYQIRIFSAPATLGLFAINGWFLGMQNARYPMVITIFLNILNVAANLIFVFKFNMTVDGVAWGSLISSYIALALAFTLYKFKYDKVKIQIAWNDLIELSELKKFFTVNRDIFIRTLCLIFSYAFFTATSAKLGDTWLAANTILLQLWYISSYAVDGFAYAAESLVGRYLGAQDFKQMRKAIWVCMFWGLAFGAFGTMMYGIFDRELIAIFTDKPKVIEAAMVVAIWLIVAPIINSICFIWDGVYIGATATSAMRNSMLIATILFFAPVYYIVEPYTGYHALWIAMTSFMVVRGVTLTLFAKKELFDAFNLKGA is encoded by the coding sequence TTGAATAAACGAGTACTCGCACTTGCTATTCCAAATATAATAAGTAACATCTCTGTTCCACTGCTTGGAGCCGTTGATACCGCTGTTATAGGGCATTTAGAGCACGTTTATTATCTAGGGGCGATTGCTGTAGGGAGTATCATTTTTGATTTTATTTTCTGGGGATTTGGCTTTTTGCGCATGGGTACAACCGGCCTGGTTGCGCAAGCATATGGAGAAAATAATGCACACAAAACTAGAGTAATATTATACAGAGTTTTACTTGTGGCAGGGGTAGGAGCAACCGCAATCATGCTTTTACAATATCCCATTATTGAACTGGCGCTAAAAATAATAGATGCTTCACCCGAAGTAGAACAGTTTACAAGAGTCTATTATCAGATCAGGATTTTCTCAGCGCCCGCAACGCTCGGTTTGTTTGCAATTAATGGGTGGTTTCTGGGAATGCAAAATGCACGCTATCCAATGGTGATTACCATCTTTCTAAACATATTGAATGTTGCCGCCAATCTAATATTCGTGTTTAAATTCAATATGACTGTAGACGGTGTGGCTTGGGGAAGTTTAATTTCAAGTTATATCGCACTAGCCCTCGCTTTTACTCTTTATAAGTTCAAATATGATAAGGTTAAAATACAGATAGCATGGAATGACCTTATTGAATTGAGCGAGCTCAAGAAATTCTTCACCGTTAACAGAGATATTTTTATTCGCACGCTGTGCCTCATTTTCTCCTATGCCTTTTTTACGGCTACTTCCGCCAAATTAGGCGATACTTGGTTGGCGGCAAATACCATATTGCTTCAGTTGTGGTATATCAGTTCGTATGCTGTTGATGGCTTTGCTTATGCCGCCGAAAGTTTAGTAGGTAGATATTTAGGTGCACAAGATTTCAAACAAATGAGGAAAGCCATTTGGGTGTGTATGTTTTGGGGTTTGGCTTTTGGAGCCTTTGGAACAATGATGTACGGTATTTTTGATCGCGAACTAATTGCGATTTTCACGGATAAGCCCAAGGTAATTGAAGCGGCTATGGTGGTAGCTATTTGGCTAATTGTAGCTCCGATAATAAATAGCATCTGTTTTATATGGGATGGGGTGTATATAGGTGCAACGGCAACATCGGCTATGAGAAACTCCATGCTCATTGCTACGATTCTGTTTTTCGCTCCGGTTTATTATATCGTTGAGCCGTATACAGGGTATCACGCGCTATGGATTGCTATGACATCATTTATGGTTGTACGGGGTGTGACATTAACTTTATTTGCAAAGAAAGAGTTATTCGATGCTTTTAATTTGAAAGGAGCTTGA